In Fimbriimonadales bacterium, the following are encoded in one genomic region:
- a CDS encoding quinone-dependent dihydroorotate dehydrogenase, which translates to MYEKFIKPLLFALPPETAHQLGLTAISLEIPKVPKVDDERLRCKVFGKTLKHPLGLAAGFDKDGIALEAWENLGFSFVEVGTVTPLPQKGNAPPRLFRLVEDEALINRMGFNNEGIDALLGKLEERTVTIPVGVNIGKNRETPIEKAFEDYEICLKKIRGVCDYVVINVSSPNTPGLRELQKKSHLENLLASLKKIAPNERIFLKISPDSSDQELKEISEIARKLEISGFVATNTTTAREGLNSPLQNEEGGLSGKPLRSRASEVCKKLRMYAGEEMEIIGVGGIFTGMDLFERLRDGANACQIFTALVYRGPAAVALILQELIECMEQKGISSIEEIRKSASRCPS; encoded by the coding sequence ATTTACGAGAAATTCATAAAACCGCTACTTTTCGCATTACCCCCTGAAACGGCACATCAGTTGGGGTTGACTGCAATATCTTTGGAAATCCCGAAGGTTCCGAAAGTAGACGACGAACGTTTACGATGCAAAGTGTTCGGAAAAACATTAAAACATCCCCTTGGATTGGCTGCGGGATTCGACAAAGACGGAATCGCATTAGAGGCTTGGGAGAATCTCGGCTTTTCTTTCGTTGAAGTCGGGACGGTAACTCCCTTGCCGCAAAAAGGCAATGCACCCCCCCGTCTTTTTCGTCTCGTCGAAGACGAAGCATTGATCAACCGAATGGGATTCAATAACGAAGGCATAGACGCTTTGCTCGGAAAACTCGAAGAAAGGACCGTCACGATTCCCGTCGGCGTCAACATAGGGAAAAACAGGGAGACTCCTATCGAAAAGGCTTTCGAGGATTATGAAATTTGTCTAAAAAAAATTCGTGGTGTTTGCGATTATGTGGTCATCAACGTGAGTTCTCCGAACACTCCCGGGTTGCGCGAACTGCAAAAAAAATCCCATTTGGAAAATCTTCTCGCTTCCTTGAAAAAAATCGCACCGAACGAGCGCATCTTTCTCAAAATCTCTCCCGATTCGAGCGACCAGGAATTGAAAGAAATCTCCGAAATTGCGCGAAAACTGGAAATCTCCGGTTTCGTTGCAACGAATACGACAACAGCGCGAGAGGGTTTGAATTCTCCTTTGCAAAACGAGGAGGGGGGGCTTTCGGGAAAACCTTTGCGCTCTCGTGCATCGGAAGTATGCAAAAAACTTCGAATGTATGCGGGAGAAGAAATGGAGATCATCGGTGTGGGGGGGATTTTCACTGGGATGGACCTCTTCGAACGCCTGCGTGACGGAGCGAATGCCTGTCAGATATTTACCGCTTTGGTTTATCGAGGACCTGCTGCCGTCGCCCTTATTTTGCAAGAACTTATCGAATGTATGGAGCAAAAAGGAATCTCTTCGATAGAGGAAATTCGCAAAAGCGCTTCGCGTTGCCCATCATGA
- a CDS encoding M48 family metallopeptidase encodes MSSRTTFFREISANKRGTFILVFLMMSLLAAIAGGFVYFYEPDFWWVGSLGASVAVGIYFLLMKDSGAQWVLSLSGAREATQEEDRMLRNVAEEIAIAAGIPMPKVYVIEDSAPNAFATGWDPQHAVICVTTGLLEKLNRDELQGVVAHEMSHIRNYDIRLMMTLALTVGIIVLLRDAFFRVGLRPRRRRNDSGANAIVMLIIVLLMVFAPLFAILIKMAISRSREFLADATAAQLTRYPDALADALEKIAKDPEPLEAANRATMHMYIVNPFKKVGFLGDTSLFSTHPPVEERIRRLRAMGYMGHKRVEEHTS; translated from the coding sequence ATGTCGAGCCGCACGACTTTCTTTCGTGAAATCAGCGCAAACAAACGCGGCACGTTCATCTTAGTTTTCCTCATGATGAGTCTGCTCGCTGCAATTGCGGGCGGATTCGTTTACTTTTACGAACCCGATTTCTGGTGGGTGGGGAGCCTGGGTGCTTCCGTTGCAGTAGGCATTTATTTTTTGTTGATGAAAGATTCAGGTGCGCAGTGGGTGTTGAGTTTATCGGGTGCTCGAGAAGCAACGCAAGAAGAAGACCGCATGCTTCGCAACGTCGCTGAAGAAATAGCGATAGCCGCGGGAATTCCGATGCCGAAAGTGTATGTTATCGAAGACAGTGCGCCGAATGCATTCGCAACAGGTTGGGACCCGCAGCATGCCGTGATTTGTGTGACAACCGGATTGTTAGAAAAGTTGAATCGCGACGAACTGCAAGGTGTAGTTGCCCATGAGATGTCACATATCAGAAATTACGATATCCGCTTGATGATGACACTCGCTCTCACCGTCGGGATTATCGTCCTTTTGCGCGATGCGTTTTTTCGTGTAGGGCTCAGACCTCGACGCAGAAGAAATGATTCCGGGGCGAATGCTATCGTTATGCTCATCATCGTATTGCTGATGGTGTTCGCACCTTTGTTTGCGATTTTAATCAAAATGGCCATTAGTCGCTCTCGAGAATTTTTAGCGGATGCTACCGCGGCGCAACTTACACGTTATCCGGATGCTTTAGCAGACGCTCTCGAAAAAATTGCAAAGGATCCAGAACCATTAGAGGCTGCGAATCGAGCGACGATGCACATGTACATCGTGAACCCCTTTAAAAAAGTAGGTTTTTTGGGAGATACGAGTCTTTTCAGCACCCACCCCCCCGTGGAGGAGCGTATCCGTAGGCTAAGGGCTATGGGATATATGGGTCATAAACGCGTAGAGGAACACACTTCATGA
- a CDS encoding LemA family protein, whose translation MERMLLAEIGVGFWIFLGVIVLIALTLIGMYNSLVGLRQQVKNAWSQIDVQLKRRYDLIPNLVETVKGYMKYEQETLEKVMQARAQALSASGVRQQAEAENALTRALGGLFALAENYPELKASQTMAQLQEELRSTENKIAFARQFYNDSVMQYNTKLQQFPTNIIAGMFGFKPEELFEIEEPEAREPVQVKFT comes from the coding sequence ATGGAACGAATGTTGTTAGCAGAGATCGGGGTGGGTTTTTGGATTTTCCTCGGAGTTATCGTCCTCATCGCTTTAACGCTGATCGGGATGTACAACTCTTTGGTTGGGTTGAGGCAGCAAGTCAAAAATGCTTGGAGCCAAATAGATGTTCAATTGAAAAGACGATACGATTTGATTCCCAACTTGGTGGAAACAGTTAAAGGCTATATGAAATACGAGCAGGAGACGCTCGAGAAAGTGATGCAAGCGCGTGCGCAGGCTCTCAGCGCTTCTGGTGTACGCCAACAAGCGGAGGCGGAGAATGCGTTGACGCGGGCGCTCGGTGGGTTATTCGCTTTGGCAGAGAATTATCCCGAATTGAAAGCGAGCCAAACGATGGCACAACTTCAAGAGGAATTGCGTTCGACGGAAAACAAAATCGCATTTGCGAGGCAGTTTTATAACGATAGCGTGATGCAATACAACACGAAGTTGCAGCAGTTTCCCACCAATATAATCGCGGGAATGTTCGGCTTCAAGCCTGAGGAGTTATTCGAAATCGAAGAACCGGAAGCACGCGAGCCGGTGCAAGTTAAATTCACATAA
- a CDS encoding DUF3187 family protein, with protein sequence MLYFCKTIRFLCFLALFSMLVSGFGQSPIGTRNHRALSLLFYRFLPAKNSLKAGEEEWSFSYTNANDFRIVMENDKTKLIENYEISRFVTEYRKAIGKRSEIFVEIPLVFRGSGFMDSVIRWWHDAIIGWDGDPRIGFSDGETRVFLEGEYDVRSGEGVGDIAVGYRYDVSDSLVLRSALEIPTGNPTELLGSGNFDFGLAIDAKFELFPRMTLLGQFALIHQGRGGEVYEAEPFARQELVALVYKAGPTTEWVLQWSRESSPTRTGIEGIDEPHRLLTFGYRRYYSNGTWMEIFMSENGDFLYSTLPRILGIGPDVTFGLRYGGIKN encoded by the coding sequence ATGCTTTATTTTTGTAAGACGATTCGCTTTTTGTGTTTTCTTGCTTTGTTTTCGATGTTGGTAAGTGGTTTCGGGCAATCACCGATTGGAACTCGCAATCACCGCGCGCTGTCGTTGCTCTTTTATCGTTTTCTTCCCGCAAAAAATTCTCTGAAGGCAGGGGAAGAAGAGTGGAGTTTTTCCTACACGAACGCAAACGATTTTCGAATCGTTATGGAGAACGATAAAACGAAACTCATCGAGAACTACGAAATCAGCCGCTTCGTCACGGAGTATCGAAAAGCGATTGGCAAACGAAGTGAAATCTTCGTCGAGATCCCACTCGTTTTTCGTGGGAGTGGGTTTATGGATTCCGTGATTCGATGGTGGCATGATGCGATAATCGGTTGGGATGGCGACCCGAGAATTGGATTTTCCGATGGAGAAACGAGGGTTTTTTTAGAGGGAGAGTACGACGTAAGGAGTGGTGAAGGAGTCGGAGACATCGCAGTGGGATATCGTTACGATGTATCGGATTCTCTGGTCCTCCGTTCCGCGTTAGAGATACCGACAGGAAATCCTACGGAACTGTTGGGAAGTGGGAATTTCGATTTCGGTTTAGCGATAGATGCGAAGTTCGAATTGTTTCCCCGGATGACTTTGTTGGGGCAGTTCGCTTTGATTCATCAAGGCAGAGGGGGGGAAGTTTACGAGGCAGAGCCATTCGCTCGTCAAGAACTCGTCGCCTTGGTGTACAAAGCAGGTCCGACAACAGAATGGGTTTTGCAATGGTCTCGTGAAAGTTCACCTACGAGGACTGGAATCGAAGGAATAGACGAACCCCATCGGTTGTTGACGTTCGGTTATCGAAGATACTATTCAAATGGCACTTGGATGGAGATATTTATGAGCGAGAATGGCGATTTTTTATATAGCACTTTGCCGAGGATCCTCGGAATAGGTCCGGATGTAACTTTCGGTTTGCGCTATGGAGGAATAAAGAATTAA
- a CDS encoding S9 family peptidase, protein MRREQKTKSRSEVRKKRLITAEDLLKFQLVSDPQISPDGRWILFTKKHIGEKNDSITNLWVVGFDGEGLRQFTSGGKDGSGRWSPDGKKIAFISGREQPKSQIHVMPANGGEAIALTKFPEGKIGGFKWSPDGKKLAVSFREQDPEWTTEAKKERENKGLSIPPRVIDTIWYRLDGDGYFNSQRYALYLVDAETGKHEKVFDKDFFGFFDFDWSPDSKWIAISANTDKKAFLHPWNDRIYLLDVATKKLREIPNQKDGNKGSVKFSPDGKSVAFVGREGRKEVWEARNVHLFVMAIASGKTKNLTSHTDYCMQAITLSDAREAAFDANFSWSPDGKIIYAQIGWHGESHIAGIPISGKEIYFITKGEAEHMLGNINKDGERFALLRSNFLELPEVHAGRLTSKELSLKKVTHFNKELFEELELSKPKSYWVLSTDDTKVQVWVMRPPKAKPNEKTPAVLEIHGGPHAQYGTVFFHEFQLLAANGYTVFFSNPRGSKGYGEKHCNAIKGEWGVKDWEDIQAVIQFMTKQPYVNTKKMGVMGGSYGGYMTNWVIGHTNQFAAAITDRCVSNMISMAGSSDFPDVPDTYFKGAPWDRPESLWNQSPIAYFKNVKTPTLIIHSEGDLRCNIEQAEQVFSALQVLGVPSRFVRYPSTTSHGMSRSGPPDLRMHRLKQILEWWGKYLKGQQSKSGQG, encoded by the coding sequence ATGCGACGTGAGCAAAAGACAAAAAGCCGATCTGAGGTTCGAAAGAAGCGTCTTATTACCGCTGAAGATTTGCTGAAATTCCAACTCGTGAGCGACCCCCAGATTTCTCCCGATGGACGTTGGATACTCTTCACCAAGAAACATATCGGCGAAAAAAACGATTCCATCACCAATTTATGGGTAGTCGGTTTCGATGGTGAGGGCCTAAGGCAATTCACGAGCGGAGGAAAGGACGGTTCGGGTCGCTGGTCACCGGACGGGAAAAAAATCGCCTTCATCAGCGGCAGAGAACAGCCCAAAAGTCAAATTCACGTTATGCCAGCAAACGGAGGAGAGGCGATTGCTCTAACGAAATTCCCGGAAGGAAAAATCGGCGGTTTCAAATGGTCTCCGGACGGCAAAAAACTCGCTGTGAGTTTTCGAGAACAGGACCCGGAATGGACGACGGAAGCAAAGAAAGAACGAGAAAATAAAGGTCTTTCGATACCCCCCCGTGTCATTGACACCATTTGGTATCGTTTGGACGGAGATGGATATTTCAACAGCCAGAGATACGCGCTTTATCTCGTAGATGCGGAAACGGGCAAACACGAAAAAGTTTTCGATAAAGATTTCTTCGGATTCTTCGATTTCGATTGGTCTCCGGATTCTAAATGGATCGCGATTAGCGCGAACACGGATAAAAAGGCATTTCTGCATCCTTGGAACGACAGGATTTATCTTCTCGATGTCGCTACGAAAAAACTGCGCGAAATCCCCAATCAAAAAGACGGGAATAAAGGCTCGGTTAAATTTTCACCGGATGGAAAATCCGTCGCTTTCGTAGGTCGAGAAGGACGTAAAGAAGTTTGGGAGGCGAGGAACGTTCATCTTTTCGTTATGGCTATCGCAAGCGGAAAAACTAAAAACTTGACGTCCCATACGGATTATTGCATGCAGGCAATAACTCTAAGCGATGCACGCGAAGCCGCATTCGATGCGAACTTCTCATGGTCACCCGATGGAAAAATCATTTATGCGCAAATCGGTTGGCATGGAGAATCCCATATCGCAGGAATACCCATTTCAGGAAAGGAAATTTATTTCATCACGAAAGGCGAGGCGGAACATATGCTCGGAAATATCAATAAGGATGGGGAGCGTTTCGCCTTACTACGCTCTAATTTCCTGGAACTCCCCGAAGTGCACGCAGGAAGACTAACATCCAAAGAACTCTCGCTAAAAAAAGTCACTCATTTCAACAAAGAACTTTTCGAAGAATTAGAACTTTCCAAACCGAAATCCTACTGGGTCCTTTCGACAGACGATACCAAAGTACAAGTATGGGTGATGCGCCCCCCCAAAGCGAAACCGAACGAAAAAACGCCCGCCGTCCTCGAAATCCATGGTGGACCTCATGCGCAATACGGAACCGTTTTCTTCCACGAGTTTCAATTGTTGGCTGCAAACGGCTACACGGTCTTTTTCAGCAACCCACGCGGAAGCAAAGGATATGGAGAAAAGCATTGCAACGCGATAAAAGGCGAATGGGGAGTAAAAGATTGGGAAGACATCCAAGCTGTCATCCAATTCATGACGAAACAACCCTATGTCAATACGAAAAAAATGGGAGTCATGGGAGGGAGTTATGGAGGCTACATGACGAATTGGGTCATTGGGCATACGAATCAATTTGCAGCTGCTATCACCGACCGATGCGTTTCGAATATGATCAGCATGGCTGGCTCGAGCGATTTCCCCGACGTCCCCGACACTTACTTCAAAGGAGCGCCATGGGATAGACCAGAATCGCTTTGGAATCAAAGCCCTATTGCTTATTTCAAAAATGTAAAAACTCCGACGCTTATTATTCACAGCGAAGGAGACCTGCGGTGCAATATCGAACAAGCGGAACAGGTTTTCAGCGCATTGCAAGTTTTGGGTGTTCCCTCTCGATTCGTGCGCTATCCTTCGACCACGAGTCATGGCATGAGTAGGAGCGGTCCGCCCGACCTTCGCATGCATCGGTTGAAACAAATCCTCGAATGGTGGGGAAAATATTTGAAAGGTCAGCAGAGCAAGAGCGGTCAAGGGTAA
- a CDS encoding SurA N-terminal domain-containing protein, with protein sequence MNRYIFFLPSLFFLSILGCGGGSDKPVAEFNNSPITEAQYLKRLETLPNVYVVIRGQRVLAPVAEPLSAQALRSLMQEETLLQVAKDQGVMPTQADVDKEIQFNEQLQSNWLNNLKEQGFTLDDIRRLVLVELARERLVTRGVPEKTLADVDKYVKENPEQFIQPATVKFRWIVVEKGMEKKVDDALGKGLTFGAVASEFSIVPDAKLSNGSFPATSQEPRPVPIDRLSPPLRKAAESTPERKISGWFDYQGKRAKIYVESKTPAQKMTLTSAMKEKIKRQLMIQDGIGNELDRLLLQKIIEAEIKVFPPYLRRTWESYREQLKDAATEMLGSAPEKKADEVGTTPSTKAK encoded by the coding sequence ATGAATCGCTATATCTTTTTTTTGCCTTCTTTGTTCTTTTTGTCAATTTTAGGTTGTGGTGGTGGCTCGGACAAACCCGTTGCCGAATTCAACAACAGCCCGATCACCGAAGCCCAGTACCTCAAGAGGCTGGAAACACTCCCGAACGTATATGTAGTCATACGGGGTCAAAGGGTGCTCGCCCCTGTCGCTGAGCCTTTGAGTGCCCAGGCTCTCCGTTCCCTCATGCAAGAGGAAACGCTTCTCCAAGTCGCAAAAGACCAGGGGGTGATGCCGACCCAAGCAGATGTGGATAAGGAAATCCAATTCAACGAACAACTTCAGTCCAATTGGCTCAATAATCTCAAAGAGCAAGGATTCACTCTGGACGATATCAGGAGATTAGTGTTAGTAGAACTTGCCAGGGAGAGGTTGGTTACAAGAGGTGTCCCCGAAAAAACACTCGCCGACGTAGATAAGTACGTCAAAGAAAACCCCGAGCAGTTCATCCAGCCTGCGACTGTCAAGTTCCGATGGATCGTAGTCGAAAAGGGAATGGAAAAGAAAGTAGATGATGCATTGGGGAAAGGTCTCACTTTCGGTGCTGTAGCGAGCGAATTCAGCATCGTCCCCGATGCGAAATTGTCGAACGGTTCTTTCCCGGCGACCTCCCAAGAACCTCGGCCTGTTCCGATAGATCGTTTAAGCCCGCCTTTGCGAAAAGCCGCGGAGAGCACTCCGGAGAGAAAGATCAGCGGTTGGTTCGACTATCAAGGAAAACGCGCGAAGATCTATGTGGAATCGAAGACCCCTGCGCAGAAAATGACGCTGACCTCAGCGATGAAAGAGAAGATTAAGCGCCAGTTGATGATACAAGACGGTATCGGAAACGAACTCGATAGACTCCTTTTGCAGAAAATCATCGAAGCAGAAATTAAAGTTTTCCCTCCCTATTTGCGAAGAACATGGGAATCGTATCGTGAGCAACTTAAAGATGCTGCTACCGAGATGTTAGGTTCTGCTCCTGAAAAGAAAGCGGACGAAGTGGGGACCACCCCTTCGACAAAAGCGAAATAG
- a CDS encoding FliA/WhiG family RNA polymerase sigma factor, producing the protein MTNLTREQLGRLWKAYKENGDLEARNQIIQNFAHLVKITTGRVVTSTPNGIDREDLISAGMIGLIKAVDQFDPNRDVKFETYAIALIRGAVLEMLRGEDWVPRSVREKIRALQRTIMDYEAKNGKPPSDEQIADLMGLTQDELQILYQQEARSGLLSLDDIFTGTDAEEHLHFAELIIDENSAPDAEAEGREARRILAKGIDKLPERERLVIALYYYEGLTFKEIGQVLGVSESRVYQLHTQAMLRIRTYMQTQGGIYATP; encoded by the coding sequence ATGACAAATTTGACCCGAGAACAATTAGGAAGATTGTGGAAAGCATATAAAGAAAATGGCGATTTAGAAGCACGAAACCAAATTATTCAAAACTTCGCCCACCTCGTAAAAATCACTACTGGAAGAGTCGTCACCTCCACCCCCAACGGCATAGACCGAGAAGACCTCATCAGTGCAGGAATGATAGGCCTTATAAAGGCAGTTGATCAATTCGACCCCAATCGAGACGTCAAATTCGAAACCTATGCCATCGCCCTGATACGAGGTGCTGTCTTAGAAATGTTACGAGGGGAAGATTGGGTGCCTCGCTCCGTTCGCGAGAAAATACGCGCTTTGCAAAGAACAATAATGGATTACGAAGCAAAAAACGGCAAACCACCTTCCGATGAACAAATCGCCGATCTTATGGGATTGACCCAAGACGAACTCCAAATTCTCTATCAACAAGAAGCGCGCTCAGGTCTCCTCTCCCTCGACGACATCTTCACAGGAACGGACGCGGAGGAGCATCTCCACTTCGCTGAACTAATCATCGACGAAAATTCCGCACCGGATGCAGAAGCCGAAGGCAGAGAGGCTCGCAGAATCCTCGCTAAAGGAATCGATAAACTTCCGGAAAGAGAACGCCTCGTGATTGCACTCTACTATTACGAAGGTCTAACCTTCAAAGAAATTGGCCAAGTCCTGGGGGTCTCTGAAAGCAGGGTTTATCAACTTCATACACAAGCCATGTTGCGAATTCGCACTTATATGCAAACACAAGGTGGGATCTACGCAACCCCGTAA
- a CDS encoding DinB family protein: protein MNPYLLIGLEATQKSIARLFEEFRQGAYDIRPDPKRFSMREVIAHLADWEPIFRERMKTALDSPGSAIEAYDEGERAIQGDYASKNPLEQIKAWEEERKKTIDFLKSISKEDWEKTVEHPERGTLTIEDIAHTLVCHDLYHLDQLQEMLEASKVVDTW, encoded by the coding sequence ATGAACCCTTACCTGTTGATAGGACTCGAAGCCACGCAAAAAAGCATTGCGAGGCTTTTCGAGGAGTTTCGTCAAGGCGCTTACGACATTCGTCCCGATCCAAAACGGTTCAGTATGCGAGAAGTGATTGCTCATTTGGCAGACTGGGAACCGATTTTTCGGGAACGAATGAAGACCGCTTTAGATTCCCCTGGAAGTGCTATCGAGGCTTATGACGAAGGTGAAAGGGCTATTCAAGGGGACTATGCCTCGAAGAATCCTCTCGAACAAATAAAAGCATGGGAAGAGGAGCGAAAGAAAACGATTGATTTCCTCAAAAGCATCTCTAAGGAGGATTGGGAAAAAACGGTCGAACATCCCGAGCGAGGAACACTGACCATCGAAGACATCGCACACACGCTCGTTTGTCACGACCTTTACCATCTCGACCAACTCCAAGAGATGCTCGAGGCTTCTAAAGTCGTAGATACTTGGTGA
- a CDS encoding NADH-quinone oxidoreductase subunit A translates to MNPYVGIVILLIVGGLLCAMMVLLSTLLGPKKSLPYKEAPYECGVMPEGTARQRFPIKFYLTAMLFILFDIEVVFLWSWMTVFLDWVKSGDPAATYSFWAVLLYMFLWFLGDAYVLRSGALKWEEAVTLHPEKLGAIAETPLEEDEMVYPKEHEKVEIPVGKAI, encoded by the coding sequence ATGAACCCATACGTCGGCATCGTCATTCTTCTCATCGTAGGGGGTCTTCTCTGCGCAATGATGGTGCTCCTGTCGACTCTTTTAGGTCCTAAAAAATCATTGCCATACAAAGAAGCGCCTTACGAATGCGGAGTGATGCCAGAGGGAACTGCAAGACAGCGCTTTCCTATCAAGTTTTATCTTACGGCGATGTTATTTATTCTTTTCGACATCGAAGTGGTGTTTCTTTGGTCGTGGATGACAGTTTTTTTGGACTGGGTAAAAAGCGGAGATCCCGCCGCTACATACAGTTTTTGGGCAGTTTTGCTTTATATGTTCCTTTGGTTTTTAGGCGATGCTTATGTACTGCGTTCTGGCGCATTGAAATGGGAGGAAGCCGTAACATTACATCCAGAAAAGTTAGGCGCAATCGCCGAAACGCCTCTCGAAGAAGACGAAATGGTTTATCCGAAAGAACACGAGAAAGTAGAAATCCCTGTGGGGAAGGCGATTTAA
- a CDS encoding NADH-quinone oxidoreductase subunit C, whose protein sequence is MPVPILNGERLEVVLIREAFPDAILKVKEFRGDTWICIKRELLHDVVQFLRDSPELEYKFFSECTCVDYSAWKHERDLPERFEVIYNLFSLKYHSRIFLKVGADDGIPVPSLIPIFPGAEFPEREIWDLYGVVFEGHPKLERFLLPDDWVGFPLRKEFPLGGEDVDFAQGEKGPAVEDLSMPHAGESFEGKTGSEDVSGR, encoded by the coding sequence ATGCCGGTTCCTATTTTGAACGGCGAACGTTTAGAAGTCGTTCTCATTCGTGAAGCATTTCCCGATGCAATCCTAAAAGTAAAAGAGTTCCGAGGAGATACTTGGATTTGCATAAAAAGAGAACTTCTTCATGATGTGGTTCAATTTTTAAGAGACTCTCCCGAGTTGGAATATAAATTCTTTTCAGAATGCACATGCGTTGACTATTCCGCTTGGAAACACGAACGTGATCTTCCGGAGCGTTTCGAAGTAATTTACAATTTGTTTTCTTTGAAATATCACTCTCGCATTTTTCTAAAAGTCGGTGCTGACGATGGAATACCCGTGCCATCGCTGATTCCTATTTTCCCCGGAGCGGAATTTCCCGAAAGAGAAATCTGGGACCTTTATGGTGTCGTATTCGAAGGACATCCCAAACTCGAAAGGTTTTTGTTGCCGGATGATTGGGTCGGTTTTCCTCTTCGCAAGGAATTTCCTTTGGGTGGTGAAGACGTAGATTTCGCACAAGGAGAAAAAGGTCCGGCTGTAGAGGATTTGTCTATGCCTCATGCCGGAGAAAGTTTCGAAGGCAAAACTGGTTCGGAGGATGTAAGCGGAAGATAG
- the nuoD gene encoding NADH dehydrogenase (quinone) subunit D: protein MSEQPYMPTTETHFEKVGGSTLILNMGPQHPSTHGVLRVVLELEGETIVNLECQIGYLHTGMEKEGEYQSYLKCVTMTDRMDYLAANSNNLAFTLAVEKLLDIEVPPRGQALRVILCELSRIASHLVWLGTHALDLGAMTPFFWCFREREKILDMFEMFSGVRMMPSWIVPGGLRGDMPDGFEEKLRQFFKEFPPALDEIEGLLVENPIWIERTQGIGVLSADQCLALGLSGPILRGSGIPWDIRKSNPYSGYEKYDFEIPVGKNGDAYDRFLVRLAEMRQSQRILEQAIDGLPSGDYNSKDRKVVPPPRPELDTSMESLIHHFKLWTEGFHPPVGEAYAAVEGPKGELGFYVVSDGSNRPYRFHVRPSCFMNLQALKPMCIGGLIADVVTAIGSIDIVLGEIDR, encoded by the coding sequence ATGTCGGAACAACCTTACATGCCGACAACAGAAACCCACTTCGAAAAAGTGGGGGGGAGCACACTTATTTTGAACATGGGTCCACAACACCCGAGCACGCATGGCGTGCTTCGTGTGGTGCTGGAACTCGAAGGTGAAACCATCGTCAACCTCGAATGCCAAATCGGATATTTGCACACAGGAATGGAGAAAGAGGGAGAGTATCAATCTTATTTGAAATGCGTTACGATGACGGATCGCATGGATTACCTTGCGGCGAACAGCAACAATCTCGCTTTCACTTTAGCAGTAGAAAAGCTTTTAGATATCGAAGTCCCCCCCCGTGGACAAGCGTTGCGCGTCATTCTTTGTGAACTCAGCCGCATAGCGAGCCACCTCGTTTGGTTGGGGACACATGCACTCGATTTAGGAGCGATGACTCCTTTCTTCTGGTGTTTTCGAGAGCGAGAAAAGATTCTCGATATGTTCGAAATGTTTTCGGGAGTGAGGATGATGCCGTCTTGGATAGTACCGGGGGGGCTAAGAGGGGATATGCCCGATGGTTTCGAAGAAAAACTGCGACAATTTTTCAAAGAGTTTCCTCCGGCTCTGGATGAAATCGAAGGATTATTAGTAGAAAATCCGATTTGGATAGAAAGAACGCAGGGAATCGGGGTGTTGTCGGCTGATCAATGCCTGGCTTTAGGACTTTCGGGACCGATATTGCGAGGAAGCGGTATTCCATGGGATATTCGAAAGTCGAATCCTTATTCCGGATACGAAAAATACGATTTCGAGATACCCGTAGGGAAAAACGGCGACGCGTATGATCGTTTCTTAGTGCGTTTAGCAGAAATGCGTCAATCACAGAGAATTTTGGAGCAAGCCATAGATGGTTTGCCATCAGGAGACTATAATAGCAAGGACCGTAAAGTCGTTCCGCCCCCCCGACCGGAATTGGACACTTCGATGGAGTCACTCATCCACCATTTCAAGTTATGGACGGAAGGATTTCATCCGCCGGTGGGGGAGGCTTACGCGGCAGTGGAGGGACCGAAAGGCGAACTGGGATTTTATGTCGTGAGCGACGGGAGCAATCGCCCTTATCGTTTTCACGTAAGACCGAGTTGTTTTATGAACTTGCAAGCGCTGAAACCGATGTGCATCGGAGGGCTGATTGCGGATGTCGTCACGGCCATCGGAAGCATAGACATCGTATTAGGGGAAATCGACAGGTAA